In Nicotiana tabacum cultivar K326 chromosome 19, ASM71507v2, whole genome shotgun sequence, one DNA window encodes the following:
- the LOC107770744 gene encoding histone H2B-like, whose amino-acid sequence MAPKAEKKPAEKKPVATEEKKAEKTPAEKKLKAGKKLPKEAGAAGADKKKKRAKKSVETYKIYIFKVLKQVHPDIGISSKAMGIMNSFINDIFEKLAQESSRLARYNKKPTITSRKIQTAVRLVLPRELAKHAVSEGTKAVTKFTSS is encoded by the coding sequence ATGGCACCAAAGGCAGAGAAGAAGCCAGCTGAGAAAAAACCAGTAGCAACAGAGGAGAAAAAGGCAGAGAAAACCCCAGCAGAGAAGAAACTAAAAGCGGGCAAGAAGCTCCCAAAGGAAGCCGGAGCAGCAGGAGCtgacaagaagaaaaagagggcAAAAAAGAGCGTTGAAACCTACAAGATTTACATCTTCAAAGTGCTGAAGCAAGTGCACCCAGATATTGGTATTTCTAGTAAGGCAATGGGGATCATGAACAGTTTTATTAATGATATTTTTGAGAAGCTTGCTCAAGAATCTTCTAGATTAGCTAGGTATAATAAGAAGCCAACAATTACTTCAAGAAAAATTCAGACTGCCGTGAGACTCGTGCTGCCTAGGGAGTTAGCTAAGCACGCTGTGTCTGAAGGGACTAAGGCTGTTACTAAGTTTACTAGCTCTTAG